The window TTGCCAAGATGAAGGATGGGGTTGTTTTGGTTAACGTAGCACGTGGAGATTTGTTCGATACCGATGCTGTTGTTGCTGCTCTTGATTCGGGTAAAGTTTCTGGTTTGGTAATGGATGTTTATGAAAATGAGATCGGTATTTTTAATGAGGATTGGGAAGGCAAAAAGTTCCCAGATGCTCGCTTGGATAATTTGATTGATCGTCCAAATGTTCTCGTTACGCCTCATACGGCTTTCTATACTACCAAGGCCGTTTTGGAAATGGTTCATCAAAGTTTTGATGCTGCCGTTGCAATCGCTAACGGCCAAGAAACCAGAAATCTCGTTAAATTCTAAAATATCAAAATTTAAAAATATTGTTTTTGAAGGTCTGCTGTTTGTGCAGGTCTTTTTTTGTTGTCGCGATAGAGCGGTCTTCTATAATGGGACTTAGACAAACTGCTCAATTTCTAACTTGTGTATATGTCGGTTTTTTGCTTGAAATTTATTATTTTGGTTTTTGTTGAAGCTGGTAAATTTATGATAGACAAACAGATTTTCAAAATTGAAGGTGTCAAAAGTATTTTGTCCTGGCTTGTGATACTGACATTTTTGCAAGCCGTCAGTATCCTTTTTCAGGCATTTTTCCTGTCAGAATCGATTGTGATTCTTTGGCGCCAATCAACTTTTTCCTTGGCCCTGCCGTATATTTGCGGCTTTGCGATTTCTTTATTGTGCCGTCACTTTTTCTCGCTTATTAAAGAAAGGTCGGCGAATTCCTTTTCAATCACAGCCAGTGAGGGTTTGAGAGACCAGTTGCTTAGCAAGTATTTGTCTTTTGGTGATCAAACAATTTTTGAGAATGGAACTGGTCATGCCGTTAGTCTGCTGCATGCCGGAATTGATAATGTCCAAAATTATTTTCAATTGATATTTATCAAAATAATCGATTTAAGCATTGTACCCTGGTTGCTGCTCCTTTATATGTTTGTTTTACGATGGCAGGAGGCCCTGTTTTTATTGCTTATTTTTCCAGTCATAATTTTTTTCTTTGTTATTTTGGGTTTAGCCGCCCAAAAAAAAGCCGATAGCGAATATCATAATTTCACCATATTGAGCAACCGTTTTACCGATACCCTCCGGGGGATGCAAACTTTAAAACAGCTCGGACTTAGTAAAATTTTTACAAAAAGAATTTACGATACCTCGGAAAGATATCGCAAATCAACGATGCGAACCTTGACTATTGCAATGACTTCGACTTTTTCTTTGGATTTTTTCACAACTCTTTCGATTGCCGTAATTGCTGTTTTCCTTGGCTTTGCACTGATGGAAGGGAAAATGGCTCTTTTTCCGGCTTTGACTTTGTTGATTCTTGCTCCGGAGTACTTTTTGCCCCTACGCACTTTTTCCGAGGATTATCATGCGACTTTAGATGGAAAAAATGCTTTTAATGAGGTCCTTTCAGTTCTTAACCAAAAACTAACAAGCGAAATTTCCAATTTAAAAGTTCCGGAAGTTGATTCCAAAATGGTTCTCTCCGTTCAACATTTTTCTTTTCAATACCCCGATAGCAAGCAAGCAACTCTAAAAGATCTTAATTTTTTTGTTCATGGTTTTTCTAAAATTGCTGTAGTGGGATTATCAGGTTCCGGAAAGACTACTCTTCTAAGTGCGTTAGCAGGTATTAATGCTGGAAAAGGGGATTTTTTAGTCAACAAAGTAAAACTTTCTAATTTCCAAAATACCTCTTGGCAAAAACAAATTATCTATATTCCTCAAAAACCTTATATTTTTCACACATCTCTGAAGGAAAACATTGCTTTTTATCAATCCGATGCTTCTGAAAAACAAATTATTAATGCTGCTAAAGCAGCCGGCATCTACGAATTAGCTTGTGGACTTCCAAAGGGTTTTGACACGATGATCGGTGAAAGCGAGCAGTCTCTTTCTGGAGGCCAAGCGCAAAGAATTGCTCTTGGCCGGGCCTTTTTGGCAAGTGATCGACACATTCTTTTATTCGACGAACCGACAGCCCATCTGGATATTCAGACTGAATATGATTTGAAACAAACGATGCTGCCACTTTTTGAAAATCATTTGGTGTTTTTTGCAACTCATCGTTTGCATTGGCTGAGACAAATGGATTACGTACTTGTTATGGATAATGGTCAAATAGTCGAGCAGGGTAAACCAAGTGAATTGTTGAATCGTCCCCATGGCCAATTGAACAAATTACGAAAGGAGTTAACTGATGAAAAATAAATCTGACCAATGGGTGAGACCATTTTTAAAAGAAAATCGGATTGGTATTTTCTGGACAGTTGTATTTAGTTTTTTAATGATTTTTTCTTCGATGGCTTTAATGTTTACCTCGGGATATTTAATTACTCGGGCGGCTCAACATCCGTCCAATATCATGCTGATATATGTGCCGATTGTTTTGACGAGAGCCTTTGGAATCGGTCGACCGACTTTTAAATATGCGCAAAGATTGACGAGCCATAATTGGGTTTTAAAAATTGTATCTTTGACTCGTGAAAAATTATTTAAAACAGTTGATGCCAACTCGACTATTGTTGCCGGCGAACATTCAACCGGTGAAGTTATTTCTTTACTTTCAAATGACATTGATCAGTTGCAGAACCTTTATTTACGAACAATTTTTCCTATTGCCAGCGGCATTCTTTTATATGTTTTTGTAACTTTATTTACGGCAGCTTTTAGTCTGGCTTTTTGTCTGTTTTGGTTTATTGCTTTAATGATTATTGCAATTTGTTTTCCATATTTTTCTTGGAAAATGAATCAGGATAGAATTCTTCAGCAAAAAAAATTAGCCGATGAAAGCATTGATTTGGCAACCGATGCTGTTTTAGGAGCTTTTGATTGGCAGCTTTCCGGCCAGCAGCAAAAATTTACCGATCAAAAAAAGGAATTATCCGGTCGGTTGGCAAAAGTAAAATCAGGTGGCCGACGCTTTGGCTGGATTCGTGATTTTTTGATTGAATGTATTTTGATGGTAACGGTAATTGTAACTTTAGCTTGGAGTTATCAGCAATTTTTTGGACATACAGTTGGAATCGATCTTATAGCCGCATTTGTCCTGGCGATTTTCCCGATGTCCGAAGCATTGACTGATCTTAATCGTGGCGCCAGTGAAGCCACTTACTATAGGGATAGTGTTGAACGCTTAAATCGTCTTGGCCCAATTAAAAAACAGACCGTCAGTCAACTGCATGATAATTTGCGTCCGAATATCAAAATTAATAATTTGTCTTTTGCTTACAATCCTAAAAAGGAAGTTTTAAAGGAAATTAATATGAATATTCCTTTCGGAAGCAAAATCGCTATTCTTGGCCGCTCTGGGGTTGGTAAGTCAACACTTTTGAAACTGATTACCGGTGATCTAAAGAGTAATCAGGGAAATTTGGCTATTTCCGGGATCGAAGAATCACAAGTTAAAAATTCTCAGAATGAAATTTTTTCTATTCTTGACCAAAATCCTTATCTTTTTGATATGACTATTGCCAATAATTTGCGTTTGGTCGATCCAAACGCCGATGATGATCGTTTAACGGAAGTCTTAAAAGAGGTCGGCCTGGGAAAATTATTAGAAAGCCTGCCGGATGGTTTGGATACTTTTATGAGAGAAGCAGGCAGTCGCTTTTCTGGTGGCGAGCAGCAGCGTTTCTCCTTAGCGAGGATTTTATTAAGAGATACACCGATTGTGATTTTGGATGAGCCGACTGTAAGTCTTGACCCTTTAACCGAGCGACAGGTCATGCAAACTATTTTTCGTGTTTTGAAGAATAAAAGTCTGATCTGGGTAACTCATCATTTAATTGGTTTGGAGAATGTTGACAAATTATATTTTCTTGAGAATGGAAAGACAAAATTCTCGGGAACTCCGTTACAATCAAAACAGGATCCATTTTTAAAAAAACTTTGGCAACTTGACGAAATTTAATTTAAATAAAATAAAAAATAAAATAAAAGCTCTTAATTTTACTGATTTTTCTACTCTTTTGAATTTATTGACAGTATCATTGGTTTTTTTACTGGCATTTTCTCTCACTTATTATTTCACTAGCGAAAGTTCAATGAATGATCAAATCGAGATGACTAATCACGAACATACATTGATCGCCGAACAAAAATTCATTGATAAGGTCGCTCCTTACATCCAAAAACGGCAAAAGAAGGATGGCATTCTTACTTCGATTACGATTGCGCAAATGATTCTCGAATCGGATTGGGGCCAAAGTAGTTTGGCATCAAAATATCATAATTATTTTGGTGTAAAAAGTACTTCTGACAATGCTAAAAAAATTGTCAAAATAAATACGCAAGAATATGTTAACGGAAAATGGATAACTGTGAAGGGCACTTTTGCTGTTTACAAAAGTTGGCAGGAATCTGTTTATCAGCATAATCAATTATTTTTAAAAGGAACGACTTGGAATAAAAAGCAGTATAAAGATGTCATCGATGCGAAAAATTATACCGATGGAGCTAAAGCACTAGTGAAAAACGCTTATGCAACCGATCCGGACTATGCAAAGAAAATTATTCGCCTTGTGGAACGCTATCACCTGGATATCTATGATTAATCAATCTCGGCCTGCCTCCATTAAGATTCGCTGAGCAATGGATTCGTCGATAATGATATCGGTCAGCAACTTGCCTCTTAAAGCACCCAGCATAGCCCGCGCTTTAAATTTACTGTTTGTAAATGCTACTCGACGGGGAATCGAAAGAATTGATTTTATGTCTGAACCAAAAACTTTGTCATCGGTCAGGTTTAAGAATTGTCCTTCGATATTATAGGGCCTTCCGTATAGCATTCCGGCAACGTTTTTAAAATTAACGCCAGGGAAAATAATTGATTTATTTTCATTCCAAGCAGGAATTGATTCAATCGAACTCAATGTTCCGATTCCACAAAAAATTAAATCCAATTTTTCAATTAAACTTTCTGCCCGATTAAAAGCAGGTTCTTTTTTCAGCAGTTCGCGAGCTTGGTTGTTAACGACATAAAGGGGACCGGCGATTGTCACGAACTGAGCGCTGTATTTAGCGGCAGCTTTTTCGACCATTCTTCCTGACCCGGC of the Oenococcus sp. UCMA 16435 genome contains:
- the cydD gene encoding thiol reductant ABC exporter subunit CydD, with the translated sequence MIDKQIFKIEGVKSILSWLVILTFLQAVSILFQAFFLSESIVILWRQSTFSLALPYICGFAISLLCRHFFSLIKERSANSFSITASEGLRDQLLSKYLSFGDQTIFENGTGHAVSLLHAGIDNVQNYFQLIFIKIIDLSIVPWLLLLYMFVLRWQEALFLLLIFPVIIFFFVILGLAAQKKADSEYHNFTILSNRFTDTLRGMQTLKQLGLSKIFTKRIYDTSERYRKSTMRTLTIAMTSTFSLDFFTTLSIAVIAVFLGFALMEGKMALFPALTLLILAPEYFLPLRTFSEDYHATLDGKNAFNEVLSVLNQKLTSEISNLKVPEVDSKMVLSVQHFSFQYPDSKQATLKDLNFFVHGFSKIAVVGLSGSGKTTLLSALAGINAGKGDFLVNKVKLSNFQNTSWQKQIIYIPQKPYIFHTSLKENIAFYQSDASEKQIINAAKAAGIYELACGLPKGFDTMIGESEQSLSGGQAQRIALGRAFLASDRHILLFDEPTAHLDIQTEYDLKQTMLPLFENHLVFFATHRLHWLRQMDYVLVMDNGQIVEQGKPSELLNRPHGQLNKLRKELTDEK
- the cydC gene encoding thiol reductant ABC exporter subunit CydC, coding for MKNKSDQWVRPFLKENRIGIFWTVVFSFLMIFSSMALMFTSGYLITRAAQHPSNIMLIYVPIVLTRAFGIGRPTFKYAQRLTSHNWVLKIVSLTREKLFKTVDANSTIVAGEHSTGEVISLLSNDIDQLQNLYLRTIFPIASGILLYVFVTLFTAAFSLAFCLFWFIALMIIAICFPYFSWKMNQDRILQQKKLADESIDLATDAVLGAFDWQLSGQQQKFTDQKKELSGRLAKVKSGGRRFGWIRDFLIECILMVTVIVTLAWSYQQFFGHTVGIDLIAAFVLAIFPMSEALTDLNRGASEATYYRDSVERLNRLGPIKKQTVSQLHDNLRPNIKINNLSFAYNPKKEVLKEINMNIPFGSKIAILGRSGVGKSTLLKLITGDLKSNQGNLAISGIEESQVKNSQNEIFSILDQNPYLFDMTIANNLRLVDPNADDDRLTEVLKEVGLGKLLESLPDGLDTFMREAGSRFSGGEQQRFSLARILLRDTPIVILDEPTVSLDPLTERQVMQTIFRVLKNKSLIWVTHHLIGLENVDKLYFLENGKTKFSGTPLQSKQDPFLKKLWQLDEI
- a CDS encoding glucosaminidase, which produces MTKFNLNKIKNKIKALNFTDFSTLLNLLTVSLVFLLAFSLTYYFTSESSMNDQIEMTNHEHTLIAEQKFIDKVAPYIQKRQKKDGILTSITIAQMILESDWGQSSLASKYHNYFGVKSTSDNAKKIVKINTQEYVNGKWITVKGTFAVYKSWQESVYQHNQLFLKGTTWNKKQYKDVIDAKNYTDGAKALVKNAYATDPDYAKKIIRLVERYHLDIYD
- a CDS encoding sugar-binding transcriptional regulator; this encodes MKTNDDINYLEKIANISHDYYLTKLSIGEISEKYKLSRYLISRYLDDALEQGLVKITISTPQERNFELEKKFRQLFSIKNIFIIKDSENPSLKNENVIAFAAKHIQSLIENSQIVGMAWGDTVYRVIDAFSAKVKEDLVFTQFIGENMKYKSAAGSGRMVEKAAAKYSAQFVTIAGPLYVVNNQARELLKKEPAFNRAESLIEKLDLIFCGIGTLSSIESIPAWNENKSIIFPGVNFKNVAGMLYGRPYNIEGQFLNLTDDKVFGSDIKSILSIPRRVAFTNSKFKARAMLGALRGKLLTDIIIDESIAQRILMEAGRD